The genome window CAGGTCATGGCCCGGAACTGTGCGCCGGTGTCGAGGTAGCGCAGGCCGAGGCGGTCGGCGACTCCCCGCGACGTGCTCGACTTGCCGGATCCGGACGTGCCGTCGACGGCGACAACGAGGGGCGTACTCACGGGCCGCAAGCCTAATGGTGCTAGCGGTGCGAGACCCAGCCGCGGGATTCCAGTGCGGGCAGGAGGTCGTCGGCAAGGGCGTCGTCGACGACGAGCTCGACCACACCGACCGGACGGCCGGGGTCGTGGTCGATCCGCACGTCCTCGATGTTGACGCCGATCTCGCCGGCGTCGGCGAAGAGCCGGGCGAGGCTGCCGGGCTCGTCGGGCACGGCGACGAAGAGTGAGCGCATCGCGCGGGCGGGACCACCGTGCTTGGCGGGGATCGCGCGGGTCCCGTCGTTGCCGGTCGCGAGGATGCTCTGGAGGGTGGCACGATCCCCCCGCGTGACGGCGGCGATGAGGGTGTCGAGCTGGTCGCGTACTTCGGTCAGCAGCTCAGTGACCGCGTCCGCGTTTCCACCGACGATCTGGCTGTAGAGCGCAGGGTCGCCGCCGGCGACCCGCGTGACATCACGGACACCCTGACCGGACAGCGCCAGGTGGCCGTCCGGTGCCTCGGCCAGACGGCCCGCGGTGAGTGCGGCCATCAGGTGCGGGACGTGGCTGATCCGGGCGACCGCCCGGTCATGCTCGGCGGGCGTCAGCTCGACCACCACTCCCCCGCAGAGCTCGGCGAGCTCACGGACGAGCGCGACGGCGGCCGGGTCCGAGCCGGCGTGCGGGGTGATCGCCCAAGGGCGACCGTCGAAGAGCGCGTCACTCGCGGCCAGCGGGCCGGAGCGCTCGTTGCCGGCCATCGGGTGACTGCCGACGTACCGGCCGGCGTCGGGGCGGGACGCGAGGGAGGCGAGCGGTGCCGCCTTGACGCTGCCCACATCGGTGACGACGGCGTCGCTGCCGTCGAGGGCGGAGGCGATCACGCCGCCCAGGTGGTCAGGGGGCACGGCCACGACGACGAGCTGCGGACGGTCGGCGGCGCTGCGGGCGCGGCCGGCCCCGAGGCCCGACGCCGTACGGACGTGGTCGGCGTCGACGTCGGTGAGGAGCACGTCGATCCCGGCACGGCGGCACGCGAGCGCGACCGACGTGCCGAGGAGCCCGACGCCGATGATCTCGACGGGCCCCACCAACCGGCTCATTGCGCCGAGGTCAGGTCGGGACGCAGCACGGTCGCGCCGTGGAGGTAGACGTGGGTGACGTCGGCCTTGCTCATGTCGGTCTCGACGTGCGCCATCAGTCGCACGGCTCGGGGCAGGCTGCCCTCGATCTCGAGCTCGCGCGCGCAGATCAGGGGTACGTCGGTCCACCCCAACGACCGCGCGGCGACGGCGGGAAAGGCCGAGTGCAGGTCGGCGGTCGCGGTGAAGAGGACCGAGACCACGTCGTCCTTGGTGAGCCCGTTGGCCTCCATCACGGCACTGAGCAGCTCGACGACGCGCTCATGCATGTGGGTCGACTCGTCGACATCGAGCTGGGTGGCACCACGGATCGCACGTACGGACACGGCGCTCACCTTAACGGGCGGCGGATCAGAGGGCGGCGCTGTCCAGCAGCGTGCCGAGCTCGTCCTGGGTGAGCTCGCGCATCTCCCCCGACTTCAGCCGGCCGAGCTTCACCGGACCGACCTGGATCCGGCTGAGCTGCGTCACGGGATGGCCGGTCTCGGCCAGGAGTCGGCGTACGACGTGCTTGCGACCGTCGTGGATGGTCAGCTCGACGATGGACTTGGCCGGGGTCGCCTCGATGATGCGGG of Nocardioides sp. Kera G14 contains these proteins:
- a CDS encoding prephenate dehydrogenase translates to MSRLVGPVEIIGVGLLGTSVALACRRAGIDVLLTDVDADHVRTASGLGAGRARSAADRPQLVVVAVPPDHLGGVIASALDGSDAVVTDVGSVKAAPLASLASRPDAGRYVGSHPMAGNERSGPLAASDALFDGRPWAITPHAGSDPAAVALVRELAELCGGVVVELTPAEHDRAVARISHVPHLMAALTAGRLAEAPDGHLALSGQGVRDVTRVAGGDPALYSQIVGGNADAVTELLTEVRDQLDTLIAAVTRGDRATLQSILATGNDGTRAIPAKHGGPARAMRSLFVAVPDEPGSLARLFADAGEIGVNIEDVRIDHDPGRPVGVVELVVDDALADDLLPALESRGWVSHR
- the aroH gene encoding chorismate mutase — its product is MSVRAIRGATQLDVDESTHMHERVVELLSAVMEANGLTKDDVVSVLFTATADLHSAFPAVAARSLGWTDVPLICARELEIEGSLPRAVRLMAHVETDMSKADVTHVYLHGATVLRPDLTSAQ